TTAAATCATGTTCATTGTATGTTATTAATTAAGCTAAATAAAATTGATGAAGCTATCAGTAAACTGGAACACGGGGTAGAAAACATTAAAGATATTGAACAACTTAACTATTACAACACGGCATTATCTTATGCGTATATTAAAAAAAGGAAGTTCAAGGATGCTGTTGCACAATTTAATAAAGAAATGCATCCTCGTCCTGTTTTTCAGGTTTTAGTAACACATGCTTATGCCGCTGATGGCAATCTGGAAGAGTCCAAAATGCATTATAATTCAATATGCAAATCACCAATTAAAAAAATTGAGGATACCTCTAAGTATCTTTCTGACCGTTATCATTTAGTTGATCAACATTTTTTTACATGTGAATCGAAAGAAGATTTAGAAAAGAAAATTGAAGATTTAGAATTTGATTTGTTAACCGAACCTCTTTTAATAGCTGCATAAGGTTAACAAAACTAATCTTTTAACCAAATACGACAAAGAACCATTGCCCATAACAACCAAGCATTCGTTCCATCCATTGTACAGCCTGTCTTGCCTTGACATGAAATAGTAAACCCCCTATTGCACAGCCTGCCCCGCTTTATAAGTGGAAGAACCGAAGGTAGTTATAACCGGTTCTTTGGGGATTGAGTTTTGTTTCTTTGGATACTGGAGTTAAGGCTGATTGCCTTTTACCGTATGGAATGGATTTCCGGTTATGTTCCGGGTAATTTTTGGGGGAGCTTTCAAAGAAAGGCCATTAAACTTGAATGGGAGGACAATTAATTTTGGAATATACACTGACGACAATAAAAATTTTTCCGTTTATCGTATCATTTACTTAAAACTTACGTATATTTGCGCCACATATTGTTACATAAAGACGGTTGCAGGTCTAACTGCAAGACAAAAAGATAAAACGAAGATTAGATAAAAAGAGCCGTCCTGATAAAGTTGACGGCTCTTATTTTTTTCAACATATATAATTGAATTTTAAAAATAAATCAATATGGCTACCTTCAATTCTGAACTATTCAAGTTCGCGCTATTCCCAAATTATAACGACAGTATTCGGTTTTTAGCCGAAACACTTACAGACAGAGAAGAATGGGACTTCTCAGATTCTCAGACTAAATCCTATTCTATTCTCAAAAATTATCTTGAATTTACATTCAGGAAATTGCAGCAGGAAAAAAAAGTTGTTTTCACACAAGATAACAATTTTGCTTGCTTCAACACTGGACTCATTACAAACAATCTTGAGGATATTTTTGCTTTTTTCGAAAAATACAAAAATCCAAGACCAGGATTTAATACCCCATATTGTTTCAAAGCGTTTTTAAAAAAGAGTGATAACAATGTTTTGAGGCACTTTTCTCATAACCTGCCAGACATTGCAAACTTTTTCGAAAAGCCAGAACTGTTAATATTCAACCCTAAATGTGAGCTAATTCCCGATATAGACCATATAATCAAAGACAACATTGACCGTTTTCCTTCCCATCTGCAAAAAGCCGACGATGCAGAATTACGCAGACAGGTGACTGGGGCAATTGAGGATGTAAAAAAAAGAGTTAGAACAAATTATCAAATTGCTGTTTCTCAATACTATGATGGCAAAATTCAACTTCTTCTTCCTTTATGCCTAACTTCAGGTTCTCCAAATCCCGACTTAGCGTTAGTAGTTCATAGGTTAAATGACAAGACCTATACTGCCCGTACCTGCCTGACGTTGAAAATGGCATACAATAATGCACGGCTTATTGTGAAACCACAAAGTAATTGGCTAAAACCATAAGTATAAGAGAAACGACACACAATAAGTTAAGCCTTCGATTTGCGCCAGCCTGATCCCCTCTTTTTTATCGGACTAACCGAAAGTAGCTAAGCTTGGACATTAACCTAGTCATGATGTCCAAGTTGAAGATGGCTTAACTACAATTAAAAGAAACTTGAGTTTCATTATAAAAGGCTTCACCTGTTATTAACCCGATTCAAATTCTTATAAAACGTATTACCTTTGCATCGTGAGAAAGATCTTAAAATTATCCGGGCTGTTTCATGTGTTGGTTCTGTATAGCTTCATAATGAGTTTATACAGCACCAGTATTTTAACTTCAAATGCGACCTTCTATAAAGATCCTCTAACTGAAGATGAAAGCTACTTTTTATTATTTTCTGCTAACTTGTACAGTCCTGCAGTTAATACAAAAAATATAAATGGTTTTCCTGACCTTCCTTATTCAATTCTTAAAAATTATCTGAATAAATTTTCAGCTTGTTTTAAGGAGGTGGAATTATTCCATGAAATTACTTTTTCAAAATACATTTTCTACACTGGCAATATTATAGTCCGGTTTCAGCAAACTGACATTATATATCCTTTCCATTACTTCTGGTAATCCATATTTTTCTCAGGACGCTTTGCTCCTGAAGCAAAGCAATTTCATTTATGTCGACAAAGGACTTAGCTGACAATTCATTGCTATATCTTGTCGTATTTGATGTCTTACAATAAAAACAAACAGAAAAATGGATTTAGGAGTAATAATAATCGGAGTAATAATCTTGCTCATATTCATAGTTCCGGTATTCTTATTAAACAGGAAAAAATATAAATAGTAAAAAATAATTTATAACTGACCGCATCCCCTTTGAACTTATGATACAACCTCTAATAAGGGGGTGCGGTTGGATTATTATCGTATCTTTGACATAAATTTAAATCAAACCTTGAATGGCGAAATCGCAAGTTACTTTTAACAAACAGGAAAAAGAGAAAAAACGTTTAAAGAAACGACTGGAGAAGCAACA
This portion of the Bacteroidales bacterium genome encodes:
- a CDS encoding DUF3825 domain-containing protein — protein: MATFNSELFKFALFPNYNDSIRFLAETLTDREEWDFSDSQTKSYSILKNYLEFTFRKLQQEKKVVFTQDNNFACFNTGLITNNLEDIFAFFEKYKNPRPGFNTPYCFKAFLKKSDNNVLRHFSHNLPDIANFFEKPELLIFNPKCELIPDIDHIIKDNIDRFPSHLQKADDAELRRQVTGAIEDVKKRVRTNYQIAVSQYYDGKIQLLLPLCLTSGSPNPDLALVVHRLNDKTYTARTCLTLKMAYNNARLIVKPQSNWLKP